In the genome of Acanthopagrus latus isolate v.2019 chromosome 17, fAcaLat1.1, whole genome shotgun sequence, the window TAGTAAACTATCTAATTTCAAGTCCAATGAATGGTTGTTTTATCATGACACATAAAGGGCCTCTAAGAGATGTCAGAGCACGAACCCacaagacaaatacaaaaagaatgagagaaaaaggggaaggTGAGAAAATTAGTATGATTTTATTCAAGAATtaatcaacaaagaaaaacagacatgttgaaCAGAAAAGTAAGTAAAGTGCAAAGACGACAAAaccaaaatgaagaaaattaaaagtcGAACAAAAGGGGAGGGAAAGGGATGAACAATACAAACTGTATGGGACTGTAGTGTAGAGACAGAGATTAAATTACTGCCATACAAATGTAAGAATACTATGAAAGTTCAGAATTTTAAACCATTTCTGGACTGTTGCTTTTAAGTACAGTATTGTCATCTGATGGTGCCCAGAATAATTAAATCTCATCAAGTGGGCAGCAGACTGTCTTCAATAATCTGAGGTTaccaagaaataaataaaagataaataaaacaaccatCATTAGACTTGAAATTAAACATTGCGGGaattctttttgtctttcaatcaaaaaaaatcaaatcaaaaagcaGTCTTTTTTTGTGGATAACTTTAAACAGATTATCTGGAGCCAGATACATACAATGCAAACTCATAATCACAAGCATAGATCGTAAAGACTTATTCATGTGTATGAAAAAGTGCATGCTTAGTTGTAGTATGGACACCTCATTTATACATCTGGCCTGTGGTGTCGTATTAACTGTCAAAAAGTTACAGTACAAGTGGTGCAACTGAAATTGGACACTAGGTGGTgccatgaaacagaaaatatctcCATGACGAAACAATTTTAATATTACATCCACTTGAGAAGCTATAACTCTGAAAAAGTGCCGAAAGCTTCAAAAGGGCCATTTTTCATCTGTACAATGCTGGAAAAAAGATGAGGTTTCATTCTTGGCCGACCTATCAGATATGGGACAGATTCTGAACTGCTATGTACCTGCTCTGTATCCATAAAAGCAACATAGTGCTGATAAATATCTGACAGCAATTCAACATCTACATTCTGGGCCAccaatacaaaaataataaatacttatAGGATAGCatcctctaaaaaaaaaaagggcataaGAAAAcgtttttctgttgaaaaattGGTGTGGCATTTAAAATACCACAGACTGACTAACctgctgcaaaaaataaaaacagtgcaaAGTGCTCATCATTTGTGATGTATTTGGGATAAATGTAACACTGGAAACACGTAATGCTCTCAAAATCTCTCCtaaacaaaagctgacattaaGGCATTTTATGCAACAATCCTTTATGGCTTGGCATGTATTTTCATACCTGTTAAATCTCACTAAGAAAAACAGTTATATCAGCattgaataaaacatacagCTCAAATCTATATGTTACATACTCGATGTGTCTTTTTGACAAACTATATGCTTCCAACGTGTGGCACACCGCAGACTGTCAGGTGGTTTATAATTCAAACCAGCAgcgtggctgtgtgtgtctgaagtaAAAGGAGTGCTGCAGATTTAAACTGCCCTCCTGTTGTTCCAACACCTCCAGCAGGCCTGTGACTAACGTCAGCGGAGCTCTGAGGTGAGACTGTGAGCTCAGCTCCAACAAACTGGAGCTCCTCTGCAGGGTCTTGGGACCCTGTGAGGCACTCAGCCAGATTCTGGACGGACTGTGGTTATGAAAAAACAGATACtgattctgctgctggtttgggtAAGTGTACCTTTGGGGAGTATGTAGAAATACATTATTTGAATTTCTCTGattctgctgatgtttctgagaactttcattttcattgtgtgaGGCATTCTGAGCATCAGAGGACTCATGTCTCTGAGAGGAATAATCACCTTCTAGCGGCTTTACAATTTGCAGCTTCTCCGGCAGGTACGATCTGGCTGTGAATGAGTACCCCGACCAGATGCTTCCAAGGGAGGGATGCGAACACAGCGACAGCAGGCTCTCCGTCGGCGTCCCTGGGCCTCCGCTACTCCCCTCGCCTCCCTTTTCATCCTCTTTGGCCAGGTAAGCCagcttcctctccctctcctcctcgaAGAAGCGTTTTTCTGAGAGGTAGTTGTCGCGGCGGAGGGACAGACGCCGCAGGGCTGCCTCCAGGTCCCTGCTGCCCGGGGTTCCTGGGGTACCAGGGGGGCGCCTGTTTGAGTCTTCCAACCTGTGGATATTAATGACATTGTTAGGTTTTAATGAAGATTTTTAAAAGCAGTACGCATCCATTCctcagtttttatattttgtaaagTTGGTAGATTCCTAAAAAAGGCAGCAGCTAATGAATCAAATCTAACATCACCAATCATCAAgtataaaaatctaaaatgggTGTTGAGGCATAGATATGTCAGTACCCATCATCTGGACTCTCCATTATACTGCCGGTCCTGTTGTCCAGGATGATCCCACTTCCTTTCTCGCTACCATATATGGAGTTGCAGCGTGGCGTGCCCACCCTGCTGGAGCGACCTGAGGTGAAGCATGATGTCTGGTTGGAGCCTGGGATGTTGAGGGGGGAGGGGGCGAGCGATGAACGCTGACGCATCAGGTTCAGGTTTTTCACTGTCTGGAACACTCGCTTTGGTTGTAGTCTGGAGAGACACGGTGACATAAATATCCAATTGACCATCAGTCGTGAACATTTCAATATGAGGTTGGAACCAAATCACTGACAACATTTCATCTCTGTTTCCCAGCTCGATACCTCTGCTCCTCTACGTCAGGATCATCCATCTGCAGTTCCTTCCTCATGGTGCCCTCTATTTCTGCTGCCAGAGAGTCCTGGAGAAGAAGGCAAAATAAAAGTGGAAATGGATTTTGCAGCTGAGAGAAGCATGGAAATGCTGACTGATATGTTCATGAATATGAGCTCACCATCGGGAACAGACCCAGAGAATGGAAACGCCTCGATGTGCCGAGTGGTAGGGTTTTATTTCTCAGGTTCTTGAGCTCCTCCTGGGCCTCATGAAGCATTTCCATGCACTCTGCGTACTTGTCCTGTAACTCTCTCAGCTGGTGGAAGGGAAAAGATCAGGAGATAAGGATAAgatggataaaaataaaatgaaaaaacaaaacaaaaaacaaaacatctacaATATGCACATGAAGCTATAATATGAGATTATACTTCTGAAGCATTACATGACACTAAGGAAACTCAACATGgtgcttgtttttttacaatgttttatttgttataGATTTAAGGACATTGATTTATAATatgcacagtggcccagtggctagcactgctgcactgctgcctcacagctagaagatcgtcggttcgcgtcccggttgggacgcctgggatctttctgtgtggagtttgtatgttctccctgtgcaagcgtgggttttcaccgggtactccggcttcctcccacagtccaaaaacatactgaggttaattgatcattctaaattgtccgtaggtgtgaatgagagtgtggttgtttgtctctatgtgtagccctgcgatagactggcgacctgtccagggtgtcccctgccttcgccctaagtcagctgagataggctccagcccccccgcgaccctgcagaggattaagcggcgtacatataatgtgtacagatgatggatggatggatggatttataATAGGGTCTATTTTAGTTATTACACTGTAACTGTTATTTATTCTGTACACTTCTGGAACTGAGTAACAAATTTCGTTCCTTCATTTTTCGACATGTCGAATGACAATAAACTACGTATTTAATGGTAGAATCTACCACTGCAGAAAATGATAAAGTCACGGTCAGTGGGTTGTGGATCGCCTCACCTCAGCAGTAAGTTGTCGCTGGGCGTCCTTGGCTGCACCCAAGTGCTGTGTCAGCTCCTCATTCTCCACAGCATACTACAAACGTGCGAGAAAAACAGTTACAGTACAGACAGTATCCAATGTGCTCTATTAGCATATGCTATGTTGCACTGAACGCAGGCATTCATTAGACAAATAGAAGATATTTGAAATCAGTATGAGAGACATCATGGGGTGTTTCTTACCAGCTTGGCCTTCTTCTGGAGGTCTACTATCTGTGAGAGGAGGTGTGTgatctcctcctgctgtctggaGGCATCGTCGCTTTTTCTGGCCAGCTCTTCAGCCAGAGAGGAGATCTGCAAGTTGGAATTACCTGGAAAGATCAACAGGGCAGGTGTTCATCAACAGTGGGAATCTGTCCCCAAAAAACCTGCCTGCTTACTTTAGAGAGTGAGCTAGCAGGTGACAGATATGTGACTGAGCATAACATGGCCCCACTTGTTCCAGTACTCACGTAGTTCTTTGACACAGTCATTgacaagctgctgctctttttccTCATAGGAGATAGTTTCTGTCTCCAAATGACTTgcctgacaaaacaaaacaaaaacagacattactaATCAATACACACATTATAAATTAATGATCACACCAATGCAAATCTTCCTCTAAAAAATTAACAGAAGGTCATGTTCAGAGTGGAAGACATTCTAAAGAAAAAACTGTCATGCTAAGATTGGCACATTTATATTGATTTTGTTAACATGAGTGTTGATTAATGAGCACTGTCTCTtttaaataaactaataaatgcAACAAATTAGATTTAGATACTTATTCTCAGTTTGAACATTAACATCTCTAACTATTACATTGGTTTATAATCCTGTTTGAATACAATATTTACATGCTATGCTGACTATAAAAacactgtacatgtatgttggcttatgtgcatgtgagtgtttgtgcatgagtgtgtaCCTCAAATCGTAAcgatttgttttcttcctcaagATCTTTGAGTTTCTTCTGTAAGGAATCCAAGGGGAAAAAAGTCGGCGTTGATACACTGGTTTCAGCGGGAcgcacactgtaaacacacacacacacacacacacacacacacacacacacacacattagagaGAAACTTGTTCATCAATAGGCCAATCAATCAGCCATTACTATGCAAAAAAACAGCGTGACATATCATTATTCTACTATTCTGTCACACTACACTCATACTAGAAATAGAGATTCATCGAAAGGGCAATGAAAAGACTGTTTTTTATATAAGGAAAGGAGATTTCATTGTAACCTGTCTATAATTGTAACAATGCAAATTCCATTATAAAACTACACTGCataattttatttgttttttagacTTACGGAGTGGAGGTGGTCGACTCCCCCTCACTCTCCTCAGCAGCGCTGGTATAGAACTGTAACAGTTCATCTTTCATGGACAAATCATGGCGCAGCTGAGAAACCTACATGTAGAAAAAGTTAAGAAGCGTGAATGGAGAAATGAATGGAGACAATGACAATGACCTTGCACATTCTGAGACAAACCCAACCACCAGCATGGTCCTACAAAGATAATGACATATATACTTTATCTATAAAGATATCTCCCAAACACTGTCCCATTTAATTACcaccaaacacagaaacacacacactcaatcatTGTGCAAGTACCTCCTCTCGTATGTGCTCTACTTGCTCCTCCAGCAGTTCATTCCTCTCACtgagggttttgtttttcttcagcagcGACTGTCCGATGCGAGCTGCTAACTCCAGGTCACGCTCtttctgcacagacacaaaggtttttgttgtattataacagcaaaacagggttagaaaaaacatgatgaaaagaaTTCTGcccttatttgttttcttgatgcGAGTTGCGAAAGATGAGACTGAAGATAAGACTTTCACAGAAATGGAGGTCAGCACAATGATGTCTAATAAGGAGACAGTTATCCGGTCTGTTTGTTAatggtgtgatattttttcaAACCATCTTTAGTCACGAATTGGATGGCTGGCTGGCTGTTAAGTTTAATGATTCATTTACCAATGAATGGCAGTGTTCTTTCTTCACAGTTTTTGTATTCATGCTCTGAGAAAGCTGGCTGACatctgatgaggaggatgacTTATATTTGAATATCAGCTGCATAATAAGTTTTATGATGTGGTTCCGTCAAACCTCATGAAACAACCTCTGTTTATACAGTCAGACCACATGATTCTTAATACATGTTCAAAGTGCCACACAGCATGTACTGTAGTCCAACTTTAGCTGATCTTACTCGTCACGATCTTACCTCTTCAAGTAGTCGAGTGACGGCATCAATGTCACTGTAGGTCTTCGTCATCTGGCCCACCCTGTCAGCACACAGTACTGcaaggaaacaaagaacaaaagaatCCAAGTCTCAATATTTAATTCTAGAGGGAAGATCACAGTCCATGCACTCAATTATAAATCACAGGAGCTAGGCAATATGGCCTTAAATTGATAGGGCAACACTTCTAGTCTGCATTGCAACACACAATATACGGTATATGTTGATATTCTGAAATCAAAAGTTATGCATAATTGTGGGTACTGGGCGAAAAAATCAATGACAATGTTTTCGACCAAATGCCAAATATTGCGGCATTATTGTAAGGATGCCGATTcatactttcacaaaatatgaacacaatgagattcctgataaataataataatatcagtatTGTTATATATACTGACTAAGTGGGCAAATGCAACTATTAGAACACGTAGAACAGTCGGCTAAGTTCAGAAAACGACTTCACTTTAATGTAGCCTTTAAAACTAGGAAAAAGCAACAGTTTTGCCATAtcacaatatccaaaatctattTTGTTGAGCGTTTGACTATAGATGGATGAGAATATGATGCAAGAGCTTACAATGTGTTTCATGCTCAGACTTCTACAATTTGCAATGTCTGTAGGTAGCTAAATTTAGGGGATACATCTCAGCTATAACATCATTTAAAGAGAATCATTAATTGTTGAAAAATATAATTCCAGATGATACAACTCAACTTACAACTTACATGAGATTTGTCAGGGTtttgaacaaacaaaactgctACGTGTTGGATTTCATGAATCACATTCCTAAGAAGTTCACACCCACATAAAACACCTGATACAAACCCACCTATTTAAAAACCTTCCTGCTGAGTCATTCCCGAAAAGATAAGATATTGAAAGGAGACGTTATAAAAGGGGAACACCCAAGCGCTGCTATTTCAGCTACATGAGTGCATGTTCATTATCAACTCCGTCATTGGCACACCAAGCTCTGAATTCAATTAATCAGCTTATAGCCCAGAATGGTATTATTTACTCAGAAGTCAAAATTCAAACGGAGGCTTGTTGACGGATTACAACACATTTGACTGTATAGTATGACTCTGTATGTGGGGCAACACAGCCATAAGGGGCATTCTGCCACAAACagtgctgttttctctgctccttCAGAGTTACTGGTTTCCATCAGAGTTTGGCTGCAGTTCTTGATTTGATGCGCAATTTGAGCGTGATTTTCCTAAAGTTAGACTTCAATGTCGACAAAATAACTTGGTGTGGATAACACCAGTgtgtgaagttgttttttttaacagtcttATTAGTCACTTTTAACACCGTCAGTTGAAGAGAGAAGGTGACATGACGCTGTGTGGAGGTGTAATGCCAGGGACACTGCCAGATAACATGGTGCAACATGGAACAATGGACAGTTTAATTATTGCACTTTCCACAGGAATCAGATTTTACTTGGGGCAGGTTAGGAGGAATACACACAACAGTGCTCATTCAAAGGCCTTCCAGAATGCAAAACAGAACTCACCAATGCAAACTACATATTTCCATGTCCTCATGCAACACAGGCAACGTGTGGCagctggaaacactgacacatctgaGGCCTCAGCTGGATGTGCTTTAGTTAAGGATATTTCCCCCATCATTACCATCCATTATTAAACAAgctgctcttttctctttcaaggTTGGATGAGTGTGCATGACACTGAGCAGCTTCACAGAGGTAGTTTGTTGGATCAAATAAGGCCACCTCAACTTGTCGTGCATTATTGTACCCCAGAGTTCAGAGGTGGTGTAGGATTTCAACAGTCTTCCTTTATGAACCCATCATGCAACAACAACCCGACAAATCTGGATTGCAAAGACATCATGTGTAAAGAAATACTACTTGAATGTGAGTCTACACTGACTCAAGCTGAATGGACCTTTGAGGCTACACTGAGGAACAACAGTACGTTGAGCTAAAAAAtactaatgtcagcatgctaacatgctgcttTGTAGCAGTACAACATGATCTCCATCTTGATTTAACTTGTTAGTATACAAACATTTGCTGACTGGCACAAATACCTCTaagttttgcaggtatttggccACAAAACCTAGTTGTCatcaacaactactggatggattacCGTTCGTTCAGTCTAAAGTAAATTGTCATGTcttctggaccaaagtggtggactggCCAACATTGCCACTCAAAGCTAAGATAATTATATGGCTCAAAACAAATTGTGCGATAGTCATAATTCAGGCAGTTTGATCATAAAAGACTTAAAGACAAGTAGATATCagcatgcaataaaaataagctagtaaaaagaaaaacaatcacacatgctGGAAAACCTTCTCTCCTGGGTGAGTTGTTAAGGCACAGAGTCACAGAGGGAATGAATCAGCATAAAAATAACCAAGAAAGATgtgtatatgtacacacacacacacacacacaaaatgcatcacTGATATATGTTTGCTATCTGGCCTACAATGTGATTGTACACTTGATAGCACAGCGTGCAGCCAGTTtacttgtctttctttctctgtgtgtgtgtgtgtgtgtgtgtgtgtgtgtgtgtgtgtgtgtgtaagtgcgCACACACTTTCTACTGAAGAACATGTTAGCTTGTTTTCATGGTAACACACCATCCCAGTTGGATTAATAATTGGGTATAACTAATGAAAGCTCATATGCCAATAATGACTTCTACCTGTTGCTGTATGGAGATAGTATCCAGGCTTAGAAGGAAGCATAGTTACTGAGACACACCACAtcagtttgaataaaacaatgGCATAGCTATGACCTGAGGCAAACTGCTATTGGTAGTACAAAAAAATCCAGCAATTAGGTGGCGTCATTGATCAATAAATAGCAGGACTTCCTACACTACCAATGAGGTCAGGCTCTTAGTGATTTACTTTATTAATCCACTTTGGTCATAAATGTGTGGTGAaggaaaaggtgaaaaaacaggTCAGAGAAAATAACTAACCTGGATGTGATAACAGGTGTAACTTAATACTGGAAGGTGATCGGGATGTTTTCTTGGTGTTTTGTACAGACAGCAGGTAACTTAAGACAGACGCACTTGCTtgttctccctccctcacaaCAGGCACAATGTTAAAACCTCCCGTTTTAGATAAGTTTGGCTGCTCAGAGTTCTGAATTGAAATGTCATTAAAGCTCAGTAAGAACCTATTAGCCGATTTCTGGTTTTCCGTCTGTCTGCTTTACAGCAGGGGGGCTGACAGAATCTGTAGTCTGGAGTTCTGGCTCTGTAAACCTCCGTGTTGCTACTGAGcaacagacaacacacaggTTCAACTGCAACAAACGCCAAGACAACAGAGCGAGTGGCGTCCTTGTTGTTCAAATCAATACCCCAAACACAGCCTGTGTGGTACGATGCAATATAATGTAAGGGCGTAGGATTGAGTTTCATTTCCTTATTGGACTCAGGCTGATATCAATCTGAACTGCCACTATAAAAACCACAGCATCTAAAGCACTGTCCCAAATACTAATATTCATTTATCTTCTCTTCGTGTATATTTTGTAATAAAAACTCACTTTTAGGAGTCAAATCACAGAGGAACTCTCCATTGTACCTGCATGATACAGTAACTTAAGTTTATGTGCAAATCTCTCAAAATGTATGAGGTTGTGTGTCATCACCAGCCCATGTCTCTGTCTTTCGGTTGTCTTTTTCGAACCACATCAGTGAAGATATTCTGAATGGTTATTCAACCCTGGAACACCTCCCAATGTAATCAAACACAAGCCAGCAGCCTAAATATCAAGTCGAATCTTTGCACAAATATAAAGTGGCATGCTTGCACTTcaaacaagactgaaatgaCAGATGGGATGAAGAGCCAAGCCCATATTTGAACTTGTCAACTCAGCAGGCAGATGAAGTGCACAGAGCAGATACAACACTACGACAATGCCACAGCCAACAGGAGACAATATGCCattgaaaatgttacacaaaaTACCCAATAATCTACAAACtaattaattacatttgaaCAAAGATCCAAAACACTGAGCAAGCTAGTGCACACACTAGCTAGAGCCCAGAAGAAGAGCACAGAGGACCACAGACTACCTTCACACAGAACTTGCTGTTCTTCGTCCAtctctttgtcttcctgctcTGTGCTTCCATAACTGGGAAGACAGACAAACTCCTCTtccgcctcttcttcttctccttcttcttcctcaagTGTCGGACTTCCATGATTGGGTAGACAAACACATtcgtcatcctcctctgtctggtTGGTGTACTCCAGTTCGTCCTTGGTGCCAGCAGCTGTGGGCAGTGCCATCTTCCTCTCTGGCACTGAGGCTAACAGCTAAACCACGAAGCCTGCAGGTGTAACGCCATGGCTCCCATCAGCGCTGTGTGCTTTTATATGGATGTGCATGTGTTGTAAACTACGGATCAATTCCTGATCTGTGTGTGCCTCAGTGTAAAAGTCTAAGTGTTTGTTCCAACGAGAATAGTGAGAGTGTAtagtctgtctctctgaacacTCCATTGTACGCGAgtgtcaaagtctgtgtgtgtgtgtgtgtgtgtgtatctgttgagaagtgtgtgtgtatctgttgaGACCATAATAATGTCTGCCATGGGAGTTTCTGAAAGTGTGTGTATCATTTGTCCCCAGTGGTTGCTCAACCAGATAACCTGACTCCTCCCCGTCTCCTCTGTGACTGGACAGTGAACGGCCTACCCTACTTTACCACAGACCGGGGgggtagacacacacacttataagGGAGGCTGTCCACAAGCTATTTAAAGTAATACAACTAGGTTGAAATagatttaacacattaaaagtgtgtattttaaatactctgtcatattttctttttatccctGTGATCCTCCACCTCTCTACCCACAATAAATTTATAAAGGTTGGGAAAGTTCAGGCTGGCACCAAGAGAAGCAGCTCAGAGCAAAGAGACTGTTTCTCAGGTAAGCTTGAAATCCAAAAGGAAGTGAGTCCCTTTCACAGCTCCCCTGAAGTGACAGTAACTTGGTACAGTCCTGTCCGGCCTCTATGGTGACAGCAGGGCAGAGGGAACAATAACAGAGCTGCACCTGTTTCCAGGGTGGGGCCAGCTACAGTGAAACCCCGGAGTTACAGTGAAAAAGATACATACAGTTTaatgactgaactgaaaacaatcaaCCCAAACtaactgaaaaataattaatattgGCACATTCTAAACAAAGATTTTATCTATGCCAGGCCAATATCAGTCAATAATATCGACAAACCTATATCTCGGTCGGGCTCTAATGTTTACATAAACATTGACTGGAGTGAGATGAGTTGGAGGGTTCCAGCTCATACGGTTATAGAGACACTATACTCTGATCTCTTAACACAACCACAGCCATAAAAAGTGACTGTTAACCCTGTGGTCTCTTTGAACAGCAAAGACAAGATGAGAGCTATGATAAAAATGCTGATATCATCTCTGACATTCACTTCATTCCTAAGGTGGAGATGTACAGGAAGcggatgttaaaaaaaacacagggccAGAGTTTGGAATCCACTGAGCTAACCACTTGACTGATCCAGATCAAACAAGTGGAGTCCAGTCCAGTTATTCATTATTTGGTGGactgaagtgaagtgaataTTGACTTTTCTTTCCTCAGATCCTAAAATACTTACTAAGCTCCAATTCCAATGCAAACTGTTTGAAATACAGGAAAAGCTTTTCAAACTATTGCTCTGAAAACTGGCACCGTCAGGGTCAActttaggcaaaaaaaaagacagaactgGGTCAAGCTGATCTGACTGTAAAGCACGTTCAATAGGGTTTCCTGGAAAATGGACACAAAAGGACGAGTCGAGTGCCAAACTATTAGTGGAGTGTTTGTAAGaggcacatactgtaaataaaaccagTATTTTCACCCTGCAGCATGTTCTGTTTGTTATTCCACTTTAGTTAACCATTCAGTTTAACACTTCCTTGTACATTATAACCTTTATCACATCATTCAAATGGGTCAGTTGATGCCGAGTGGTAACACATCGACAGGAGATCACTGATACGGCTCAAAAAAGCCACTGGGTGCTGGACCATGTACATTATTCAGTCCAGAAGAGTTGTATGAAGAATggattgaatgaatgaagaatTCCTAGTTTTGGGAAATTCACACCAGAACATACCTTCCTCCTATCCAGACTTTTCTGTTCACAGTTATGAAGATAATTATGCACTGACAGTATATACAGTACCTAACCATAGTCAATGTCACATGTCCATCAGAGCGGGGCTAGTGCGACCCGTAACACCCGATTCTTTCATAAACAAATATGGGCCGAAGCAGCTAATGTTCTGCTCATTAGACACTGCTCAAGTGTTATAATTACTGTAATTGGAGAAAACTGATGCCAGCTCAGTACCGTTCTGCATGCATGAGTAACTCCACTCAATGGTCCTCTGGATGCTGTGCTGCAGGCAACAAAGGAGTCCTGGACAAACTCCACTCAGtgcttctttctccttctcccatTGCTTTTCTGGTCACATTCACTCTTTACACTCCACTTGTTCCTCCACTTTCCCTTTCACACAccattctgtcattttgtctggGTTGGCTGTTCTGTCTCTTGTCGGTGTGCTTTTTGCTGCAGTTAAAACAGAATCGAGCAAAGGATTTTTACAAACATTGCAACGGTTGCATGTTTAACGCTGTTGTAGAAATACACCTGTCTAAAACAGCAACTGTCGGCACTTGCTCAAGGCTCCACATCTCCCTTCTTGTGTCCTTCGAGCCTCTTggatttcattgttttccacTGAAACTGTAGCAATATTACCAACAGAGGGGAACTACTATCTACATACTTGTAATGATCCAGAATGAATaataaacagatacatttaCTTCCATTATCTTTGCTCAGGCTCAGCCATCCTCCCCAAAACTCAAGAAGTAGCTTAGCTTAGAGcgtaaacacaacacaacacatcctgTGCATTCAGTCCTCCAATTGGCTCAGCCCCTGGCTTACAAAATATTACAGACAATCGTAATGTTGAGgatttatttctacatttctgttgaTTGATTTTGTTCTGCATTGAGACGTAATCATTGAAGAGAGAATCATGATGCATTTAAGAAACAATTTTCCCTCACTTAAAtgctttcatcattttttgACCCCTTTTAACTATCCTATCACACAACATAACCATTCATCCCCTTTTCCCCAGCCCTTTGTCCTTATTGTCCTCCGTTGGTCCAACCATTTGTTTTGAAGGCTTTTCAAAGAGCCAAAGCGCATTTGGCAGCCTGCTATCGACAAGGGTGCCTGAGAGCAGCATGGAAATCATTGTGCTAAATATAAGCCAACCTACTTCCACATCTCTCGCTTGCATCTCTCAGAATAACACCAAACCAGCTGATTTCTATTTCTGCCTCTACGCTCCACCAGAAGGTTTATCAAAGAAACTTCACCTCCACTCTCATTTGGTCATTTGATCATTACAGCATCAAGCACAATTGTTGTATAGCAGGATATCAAACCTGGGTTAG includes:
- the LOC119005790 gene encoding trafficking kinesin-binding protein 1-like isoform X1, translating into MALPTAAGTKDELEYTNQTEEDDECVCLPNHGSPTLEEEEGEEEEAEEEFVCLPSYGSTEQEDKEMDEEQQVLCEVLCADRVGQMTKTYSDIDAVTRLLEEKERDLELAARIGQSLLKKNKTLSERNELLEEQVEHIREEVSQLRHDLSMKDELLQFYTSAAEESEGESTTSTPVRPAETSVSTPTFFPLDSLQKKLKDLEEENKSLRFEASHLETETISYEEKEQQLVNDCVKELRNSNLQISSLAEELARKSDDASRQQEEITHLLSQIVDLQKKAKLYAVENEELTQHLGAAKDAQRQLTAELRELQDKYAECMEMLHEAQEELKNLRNKTLPLGTSRRFHSLGLFPMDSLAAEIEGTMRKELQMDDPDVEEQRLQPKRVFQTVKNLNLMRQRSSLAPSPLNIPGSNQTSCFTSGRSSRVGTPRCNSIYGSEKGSGIILDNRTGSIMESPDDGLEDSNRRPPGTPGTPGSRDLEAALRRLSLRRDNYLSEKRFFEEERERKLAYLAKEDEKGGEGSSGGPGTPTESLLSLCSHPSLGSIWSGYSFTARSYLPEKLQIVKPLEGSATLHAWQQLAQPHMGALLDHRPGVVTKGFRTLAHEEQEDGWQLDQPEEDELSCDSFTGLSGESPAPMDLPCSTSSPSVCCNKIGDIDDNSQSETLLGEMCMAREGIQVKDGHVANMPFSFSTPSPSASPLPSSSEMNGHVDLKELQALQAAAVDRKPVIFPGKCMSHTSSTYTFTTCRILHPSDQLTSVSPSSALASCQSSAYIGSHTPISSPIPFSSPPTPSYTPSCTPRRLSLSLSLAESSTNLRDSTKTTSTSLGLVRLLLEHGISASVYDPHSWDRGLDASGASTPVAQRINEMPTETEPLRLRKRPDTLLLQPSTPPNSPRSKSSVSSSTRPVFQFSPSDEDPPFYDTFLASKPARTILREVLGEAERERAGQTDNDSQTEMLKLRLVDKLKCFRTLPPHAASVSTGSTLLAPFGSTGLGNSTLGGGLPGLNAGLRRNRSYPAMVGASMAMKDPGGPPSTEILIPHTMQHAAYTQETGKMQTNNTLVTKSIHIPQTLHALETVTPHTIVQRHTRPNSGQHDSTSDDQHDTGT